Proteins encoded by one window of Bacillus rossius redtenbacheri isolate Brsri chromosome 3, Brsri_v3, whole genome shotgun sequence:
- the LOC134530030 gene encoding UDP-glycosyltransferase UGT5-like — MAPRVPAVLLPLLLLVVLAGGLAGVASAARILGVFPFPGRSHVVIYSSLLRGLAARGHNVTVFSAYPLDQPVANYTAVKLALDLSAQAELRKNKSMFSLGEQNPFFTVVMQHFIGPTYTEQALQQSSIQDLISATDEKFDLVFLEDLYADAFAGFAHKFDAPLIYMSPITGFPWTNDLIGNPSPDSYVPSIFSQYSDHMSFRERLLNTVLNTFSRLLVSSTYFKGFPDLPHLSEIIIQRTALVFTYARPGVSYPQPLLPNMIQIGGMHLKPVKPLPRDLKKYLDDASEGVVYFSMGSNLRSAEFPEELRDAFVKTFSKLKQKILWKFEDDQLPGQPQNLKISKWFPQNDILGHPNVMLFITHGGILSTQEALYHGVPLIGIPIYGDQAQNMKTLENLDCGLQLKYSDINDASFERVVKEALTNPKYLKRAKEVSRIFRDQPQSPLEKGVFWTEYVLRHKGTAHLRSAATDLSWYQYLLLDVVAVLVLVPAALVYCVLMLCRRLCCATKKIIIKDVKKKQ, encoded by the exons ATGGCGCCGCGCGTGCCGGCCGTCTTGCTgccgctgctgctgctggtggtgcTGGCTGGCGGCCTCGCCGGAGTCGCGTCCGCCGCCAGGATCCTGGGCGTGTTCCCCTTCCCCGGCCGCAGCCACGTGGTCATTTACTCTTCGCTGCTGCGCGGGCTGGCCGCCAGGGGCCACAACGTGACTGTCTTCAGCGCCTACCCGCTGGACCAGCCCGTCGCCAACTACACCGCCGTCAAGCTCGCCTTGGACCTGAGCGCGCAGGCCG AATTACGGAAAAACAAAAGCATGTTCTCGCTTGGCGAACAGAATCCCTTCTTCACCGTAGTTATGCAACACTTCATTGGACCTACTTACACAGAACAAGCACTCCAGCAGTCAAGCATTCAAGACCTGATCTCTGCCACGGACGAGAAGTTCGACCTGGTTTTCCTCGAAGATTTGTACGCCGATGCATTCGCTGGATTCGCTCACAAGTTTGACGCTCCGCTGATTTACATGAGCCCCATAACGGGCTTCCCGTGGACGAATGACCTCATCGGCAACCCTTCCCCTGACTCGTATGTCCCGAGCATCTTCTCCCAATACTCTGATCACATGTCTTTCCGAGAGAGACTGCTCAACACAGTTCTAAACACCTTCAGCAGGCTGCTCGTCAGCTCTACT TATTTCAAAGGCTTTCCTGATCTACCACACTTATCTGAGATAATTATCCAAAGAACGGCTTTGGTATTCACGTATGCTAGGCCAGGAGTCAGCTATCCACAACCACTACTGCCCAACATGATCCAGATAGGAGGGATGCATCTGAAACCAGTGAAACCACTGCCACGT GACTTAAAGAAATACCTGGACGACGCCAGTGAAGGTGTGGTTTACTTCAGCATGGGTTCAAATCTTCGCAGTGCTGAGTTCCCAGAAGAGCTACGAGACGCTTTTGTCAAAACGTTCTCAAagttgaaacaaaagattttgtggAAATTTGAAGATGACCAACTACCGGGACAACCACAAAATCTCAAAATAAGCAAGTGGTTTCCACAAAACGATATTCTAG GCCACCCAAATGTGATGCTCTTCATCACTCACGGTGGAATATTAAGCACCCAGGAAGCTTTATATCACGGCGTGCCACTTATTGGAATACCTATATATGGAGACCAAGCACAGAATATGAAAACTCTTGAGAATCTTGATTGTGGCTTACAGCTGAAATATTCTGACATAAACGACGCATCGTTTGAAAGGGTAGTGAAGGAGGCGTTAACCAATCCCAA GTACCTAAAACGAGCAAAAGAGGTGTCGAGAATATTTCGTGACCAGCCTCAGAGTCCTCTGGAAAAAGGGGTCTTCTGGACGGAGTATGTTCTGAGGCACAAGGGAACCGCGCACTTGCGTTCCGCGGCCACGGACCTCAGTTGGTACCAGTACTTGCTGCTAGATGTCGTCGCGGTGTTGGTGCTCGTCCCAGCCGCGCTGGTGTACTGTGTTCTGATGCTGTGCAGGAGACTGTGTTGTGCGACGAAGAAAATTATAATCAAAGATGTAAAGAAAAAGCAATAA
- the LOC134530322 gene encoding UDP-glycosyltransferase UGT5-like isoform X1, with amino-acid sequence MCQQVVAQLRTLMAPRVTAVLLPLLLVVLAGGLAGVASAARILGVFPFPSRSHVVIYSTLMRGLAARGHHVTVFSGYPLDPPVANYTDVKLTFDMSALAAVRKNKSMFSLGEQNAFFSVVISHFIGPTFAEQAFQHSSIQDLIATTNEKFDLVILADFFVDAFAGFAHKFDAPLIYMSPITGFPWTNDLIGNPSPDSYVPSIFSQYSDHMSFRERLFNTVINTFGRLFHQLYYLPKQNSMMRQYFKVVPDLPHVSEIIIQRTALVFTYAMPGVSYPQPLLPNLIQIGGIHVKPVKPLPKDLKKYMDDASEGVIYFSMGSNLRSAEFSEEQRDAFIKTFSKLKQKILWKFEEDQLPGQPQNLKISKWFPQNDILAHPNVVLFITHGGILSTQEALYHGVPVIGIPIFGDQALNMKTLENLDCGLQLKYSDINDASFERVVKEAITNPKYLKRAKEVSRIFRDQPQSPLEKGVFWTEYVLRHKGAAHLRSAATHLSWYQYLLLDVVAVLVLVPAALVYCVLMLCRRLCCATKKIIIKDVKKKKKQ; translated from the exons TCGTTGCGCAGCTGCGGACCCTGATGGCGCCGCGCGTGACGGCCGTCTTGCTGCCGCTGCTGCTGGTGGTGCTGGCTGGCGGCCTCGCTGGAGTCGCGTCCGCCGCCAGGATCCTGGGCGTGTTCCCGTTCCCCAGCCGCAGCCACGTGGTCATTTACTCGACGCTGATGCGTGGGCTGGCCGCCAGGGGCCACCACGTGACGGTCTTCAGCGGCTACCCGCTGGACCCGCCCGTCGCCAACTACACAGACGTCAAGCTCACCTTCGACATGAGCGCGCTGGCCG cTGTACGGAAAAACAAAAGCATGTTCTCGCTTGGCGAACAGAATGCCTTCTTCAGTGTAGTTATATCCCACTTCATTGGACCGACATTCGCAGAGCAAGCATTCCAGCATTCAAGCATTCAAGACCTTATAGCTACCACGAACGAAAAGTTCGACCTGGTTATCCTCGCGGATTTCTTCGTCGACGCATTTGCTGGATTCGCTCACAAGTTTGACGCTCCGCTGATTTACATGAGCCCCATTACGGGCTTCCCATGGACGAATGACCTCATCGGCAACCCTTCCCCTGACTCGTATGTCCCGAGCATCTTCTCCCAATACTCTGATCACATGTCTTTCCGAGAGAGACTGTTCAACACCGTTATAAACACCTTCGGCAGGCTGTTTCATCAGCTCTACTACTTACCTAAGCAGAATAGCATGATGAGGCAGTATTTCAAAGTCGTTCCTGATCTACCACACGTATCTGAGATAATAATCCAAAGAACAGCTTTGGTATTCACGTATGCTATGCCAGGGGTCAGCTATCCACAACCACTACTGCCCAACTTGATCCAGATTGGAGGAATACATGTGAAACCAGTGAAACCACTGCCAAAA GACTTAAAGAAATACATGGACGATGCCAGTGAAGGTGTGATTTACTTCAGCATGGGTTCAAATCTTCGCAGTGCTGAGTTCTCAGAAGAGCAGCGAGATGCTTTCATCAAAACGTTCTCAAagttgaaacaaaagattttgtggAAATTTGAAGAAGACCAACTACCGGGACAACCACAAAATCTCAAAATAAGCAAGTGGTTTCCACAAAACGATATTCTGG cCCACCCAAATGTGGTGCTCTTCATCACTCACGGTGGAATATTAAGCACCCAGGAAGCTTTATATCACGGCGTGCCAGTTATTGGAATACCCATATTTGGAGACCAAGCACTGAATATGAAAACTCTTGAGAATCTTGATTGTGGCTTGCAGCTGAAATATTCTGACATAAACGACGCATCGTTTGAAAGGGTAGTGAAGGAGGCGATAACCAATCCCAA GTACCTAAAACGAGCAAAAGAAGTGTCGAGAATATTTCGTGACCAGCCTCAGAGTCCTCTGGAAAAAGGGGTCTTCTGGACGGAGTATGTTCTGAGGCACAAGGGAGCCGCGCACTTGCGTTCCGCGGCCACGCACCTCAGTTGGTACCAGTACTTGCTGCTAGATGTCGTCGCGGTGTTGGTGCTCGTCCCAGCCGCGCTGGTGTACTGTGTTCTGATGCTGTGCAGGAGACTGTGTTGTGCGACGAAGAAAATTATAATCAAAGatgtaaagaaaaagaaaaagcaaTAA
- the LOC134530322 gene encoding UDP-glycosyltransferase UGT5-like isoform X2 — MAPRVTAVLLPLLLVVLAGGLAGVASAARILGVFPFPSRSHVVIYSTLMRGLAARGHHVTVFSGYPLDPPVANYTDVKLTFDMSALAAVRKNKSMFSLGEQNAFFSVVISHFIGPTFAEQAFQHSSIQDLIATTNEKFDLVILADFFVDAFAGFAHKFDAPLIYMSPITGFPWTNDLIGNPSPDSYVPSIFSQYSDHMSFRERLFNTVINTFGRLFHQLYYLPKQNSMMRQYFKVVPDLPHVSEIIIQRTALVFTYAMPGVSYPQPLLPNLIQIGGIHVKPVKPLPKDLKKYMDDASEGVIYFSMGSNLRSAEFSEEQRDAFIKTFSKLKQKILWKFEEDQLPGQPQNLKISKWFPQNDILAHPNVVLFITHGGILSTQEALYHGVPVIGIPIFGDQALNMKTLENLDCGLQLKYSDINDASFERVVKEAITNPKYLKRAKEVSRIFRDQPQSPLEKGVFWTEYVLRHKGAAHLRSAATHLSWYQYLLLDVVAVLVLVPAALVYCVLMLCRRLCCATKKIIIKDVKKKKKQ, encoded by the exons ATGGCGCCGCGCGTGACGGCCGTCTTGCTGCCGCTGCTGCTGGTGGTGCTGGCTGGCGGCCTCGCTGGAGTCGCGTCCGCCGCCAGGATCCTGGGCGTGTTCCCGTTCCCCAGCCGCAGCCACGTGGTCATTTACTCGACGCTGATGCGTGGGCTGGCCGCCAGGGGCCACCACGTGACGGTCTTCAGCGGCTACCCGCTGGACCCGCCCGTCGCCAACTACACAGACGTCAAGCTCACCTTCGACATGAGCGCGCTGGCCG cTGTACGGAAAAACAAAAGCATGTTCTCGCTTGGCGAACAGAATGCCTTCTTCAGTGTAGTTATATCCCACTTCATTGGACCGACATTCGCAGAGCAAGCATTCCAGCATTCAAGCATTCAAGACCTTATAGCTACCACGAACGAAAAGTTCGACCTGGTTATCCTCGCGGATTTCTTCGTCGACGCATTTGCTGGATTCGCTCACAAGTTTGACGCTCCGCTGATTTACATGAGCCCCATTACGGGCTTCCCATGGACGAATGACCTCATCGGCAACCCTTCCCCTGACTCGTATGTCCCGAGCATCTTCTCCCAATACTCTGATCACATGTCTTTCCGAGAGAGACTGTTCAACACCGTTATAAACACCTTCGGCAGGCTGTTTCATCAGCTCTACTACTTACCTAAGCAGAATAGCATGATGAGGCAGTATTTCAAAGTCGTTCCTGATCTACCACACGTATCTGAGATAATAATCCAAAGAACAGCTTTGGTATTCACGTATGCTATGCCAGGGGTCAGCTATCCACAACCACTACTGCCCAACTTGATCCAGATTGGAGGAATACATGTGAAACCAGTGAAACCACTGCCAAAA GACTTAAAGAAATACATGGACGATGCCAGTGAAGGTGTGATTTACTTCAGCATGGGTTCAAATCTTCGCAGTGCTGAGTTCTCAGAAGAGCAGCGAGATGCTTTCATCAAAACGTTCTCAAagttgaaacaaaagattttgtggAAATTTGAAGAAGACCAACTACCGGGACAACCACAAAATCTCAAAATAAGCAAGTGGTTTCCACAAAACGATATTCTGG cCCACCCAAATGTGGTGCTCTTCATCACTCACGGTGGAATATTAAGCACCCAGGAAGCTTTATATCACGGCGTGCCAGTTATTGGAATACCCATATTTGGAGACCAAGCACTGAATATGAAAACTCTTGAGAATCTTGATTGTGGCTTGCAGCTGAAATATTCTGACATAAACGACGCATCGTTTGAAAGGGTAGTGAAGGAGGCGATAACCAATCCCAA GTACCTAAAACGAGCAAAAGAAGTGTCGAGAATATTTCGTGACCAGCCTCAGAGTCCTCTGGAAAAAGGGGTCTTCTGGACGGAGTATGTTCTGAGGCACAAGGGAGCCGCGCACTTGCGTTCCGCGGCCACGCACCTCAGTTGGTACCAGTACTTGCTGCTAGATGTCGTCGCGGTGTTGGTGCTCGTCCCAGCCGCGCTGGTGTACTGTGTTCTGATGCTGTGCAGGAGACTGTGTTGTGCGACGAAGAAAATTATAATCAAAGatgtaaagaaaaagaaaaagcaaTAA